A stretch of Bacteroidota bacterium DNA encodes these proteins:
- a CDS encoding tetratricopeptide repeat protein yields MPKLTKNKMQKNISFEKKIEHWFPLIIFVFAFLLYTNTLHHGFVMDDGAVITNHETVKKGFRGIKELFGQSSVYGSTKENFGTYRPLTMSLFAIEYGFFKENSSAYHFVQVLLYGILCVVIFIFLKKLLKDFHPLLPLIAVLFFAAHPIHTEVTANIKSADEILSLLFCSLAFLFAIKFSETSEKKYLVVSFLFFLCALFSKESAATFIFIIPLALFFFRSVNVKNLLAVTGILASGILIYFLARNSALDSNPPPIGLVNNTLAGAKIFTERYATIFVILFDYLKLLFFPHPLCWDYGYNQIPLVGFGNPLAIISVLIYLTLGIISIGGIFKSSNSKIFKLISFCILFFLISLSVSSNIFILIGSTMAERFLFTPSLAFCILLAYAMIKLLKIESFNIKTIPLAIILFLFSYKTFSRNKDWESNLTLFAKGVEDCPNSYRTNTTFAWESVLAGEKETDKEKKKIHLQNAVTYYQKGLAIYPNIEADWYNYGVSQSNLGKVDEAVNDYKRALEINPKHRNSLYNLATVYLSRKDYQNSLNYFLRLYETEPDFLDVSFKTGLVYHMAGNPQQAIPYYERYYKNNPNNKDVINNLMMAYNSIGEKEKASEFANRLQQFQH; encoded by the coding sequence ATGCCTAAGTTAACTAAAAATAAAATGCAAAAAAATATTTCTTTCGAAAAGAAAATTGAACATTGGTTTCCTTTAATCATTTTTGTTTTTGCTTTTCTCCTCTACACCAACACACTTCATCACGGTTTTGTGATGGACGATGGCGCAGTGATTACCAATCACGAAACGGTTAAAAAAGGTTTTAGAGGAATCAAAGAATTATTCGGGCAATCATCGGTTTACGGAAGCACGAAAGAAAATTTCGGAACATATCGTCCGCTCACCATGAGTTTATTCGCGATAGAATATGGTTTCTTCAAAGAGAATTCTTCGGCTTATCATTTCGTTCAGGTTTTGCTCTATGGGATTTTATGTGTTGTAATTTTTATTTTTCTGAAAAAACTATTGAAAGATTTCCACCCGCTTCTTCCTTTAATTGCTGTTTTATTTTTTGCAGCGCACCCCATTCACACCGAAGTCACCGCTAACATTAAAAGCGCGGATGAAATTCTGAGTTTGCTTTTTTGTTCGCTCGCGTTTTTATTCGCAATAAAATTTTCAGAAACTTCTGAGAAAAAATATTTAGTGGTTTCATTTTTGTTTTTTCTCTGCGCTTTATTTTCCAAGGAAAGTGCCGCAACATTTATTTTCATTATTCCGCTTGCGCTTTTCTTTTTCAGATCAGTCAACGTGAAGAACCTTTTAGCTGTCACAGGAATTCTTGCTTCGGGTATTCTGATTTATTTTCTTGCGCGCAATTCAGCACTTGATTCAAATCCTCCGCCTATCGGTTTAGTAAATAATACACTTGCCGGTGCGAAAATTTTTACCGAGCGCTACGCTACCATTTTTGTAATTCTATTCGATTATCTCAAACTTCTTTTCTTTCCACATCCGCTTTGCTGGGATTATGGCTACAATCAGATTCCACTTGTGGGATTTGGAAATCCATTGGCGATTATTTCTGTTTTGATTTATTTGACACTCGGAATAATTTCTATAGGAGGAATTTTCAAATCATCGAATTCTAAAATTTTCAAATTAATCTCATTCTGCATTTTATTTTTTCTGATTTCGCTCTCTGTAAGTTCAAATATTTTTATTCTCATTGGCTCAACAATGGCAGAAAGATTTTTATTTACTCCATCGCTTGCATTTTGCATTCTGCTTGCATACGCTATGATAAAACTTTTGAAGATTGAATCGTTCAACATTAAAACTATTCCTCTTGCAATTATTCTTTTTCTCTTTTCATACAAAACTTTCTCCCGAAATAAAGACTGGGAATCCAACTTAACTTTATTTGCAAAAGGAGTTGAAGATTGTCCGAATTCATATAGAACAAATACAACCTTCGCATGGGAAAGCGTTTTAGCAGGAGAAAAAGAAACAGATAAAGAGAAAAAGAAAATTCATTTGCAAAATGCAGTTACTTATTATCAGAAAGGCCTTGCGATTTATCCGAATATAGAAGCCGACTGGTACAATTACGGAGTATCGCAAAGCAATCTTGGAAAAGTGGATGAAGCAGTGAATGATTACAAGCGTGCGCTGGAAATAAATCCGAAACATAGAAATTCTTTGTACAATCTCGCAACTGTTTACCTCAGCAGAAAAGATTATCAGAACTCGCTAAATTATTTTTTACGCCTCTATGAAACTGAACCGGATTTTCTGGATGTGAGTTTTAAAACAGGGCTCGTCTATCACATGGCAGGAAATCCTCAGCAGGCAATACCTTATTATGAACGCTACTACAAAAACAATCCGAACAATAAAGATGTCATCAATAATCTGATGATGGCTTACAACTCTATTGGCGAAAAAGAAAAAGCAAGTGAATTTGCAAATAGGCTTCAACAATTTCAGCACTAA
- a CDS encoding NADH-quinone oxidoreductase subunit A, whose product MGIASLILLAVCGAVFCGMGILISKWIAPTSKNASKLEAYECGVPAESGSWVQYNVGYYLFALIFLVFDVEIVFLFPWAVVLREVGMIAFVEILIFVFILFLGLMYAWKKGALKWE is encoded by the coding sequence ATGGGAATCGCATCACTTATTTTGCTTGCCGTCTGCGGTGCAGTTTTCTGCGGAATGGGAATTTTAATTTCCAAATGGATTGCACCAACCTCTAAGAATGCTTCAAAACTTGAAGCGTATGAGTGCGGTGTTCCTGCCGAGAGCGGTTCGTGGGTGCAATATAATGTAGGATATTATTTGTTTGCACTTATCTTTTTAGTGTTTGATGTGGAAATAGTTTTTCTGTTTCCTTGGGCGGTTGTACTTCGTGAAGTGGGAATGATTGCCTTCGTTGAGATTCTGATTTTTGTTTTCATACTTTTTCTCGGATTGATGTACGCTTGGAAAAAAGGCGCATTGAAATGGGAGTAA
- a CDS encoding NADH-quinone oxidoreductase subunit B, producing MVDTKQQELIKSFPGQVHNLPGGGNIVMSTIEGVANWSRSNSLWPLVFGTSCCAIEMMSAASAKHDWSRFGFEVARATPRQADLIICAGTIVYKMAPVLKRLYDQMADPKYVIAMGACTISGGPFFYNSYSVVRGVDHVIPVDVYIAGCPPRPEALLHALITLQEKIRAGGPREKINI from the coding sequence ATGGTTGACACAAAACAACAGGAACTGATTAAAAGTTTTCCAGGTCAGGTTCACAATCTTCCTGGCGGTGGAAATATTGTAATGTCCACCATTGAAGGCGTTGCGAACTGGTCGCGCTCTAATTCGTTATGGCCGTTGGTGTTTGGAACTTCTTGTTGTGCGATTGAGATGATGTCGGCTGCTTCTGCAAAACATGACTGGTCACGGTTTGGTTTTGAAGTAGCGCGCGCAACTCCTCGTCAGGCCGATTTAATTATCTGCGCGGGAACCATCGTTTATAAAATGGCTCCCGTTCTCAAAAGATTGTACGATCAGATGGCGGATCCTAAATATGTAATTGCGATGGGCGCCTGCACAATTTCGGGCGGACCCTTCTTTTATAATTCTTATTCTGTGGTGCGCGGTGTGGATCATGTGATTCCTGTGGATGTTTACATCGCGGGTTGTCCTCCGAGACCGGAAGCGTTGTTACACGCACTAATTACTCTTCAAGAAAAAATCAGAGCGGGCGGTCCAAGAGAAAAAATAAATATTTGA
- a CDS encoding NADH-quinone oxidoreductase subunit C — MTNEELKTFISAHAPETVFEESQFLNAIIPAEKLYLLAKTLRAADYDYLICVSGVDWKDHFMVVYHLESRKTKNVFVLKAKITDRVNPAVDTVCDIWRTAELHEREVFDLFGIKFNNHPDLRRLFMDDTWGFPLRKDYVDDVTIVQL, encoded by the coding sequence ATGACCAACGAAGAATTAAAAACTTTTATTTCCGCTCATGCTCCCGAAACTGTTTTCGAAGAATCTCAATTTCTCAACGCAATCATTCCTGCTGAAAAACTTTATTTACTTGCGAAAACTCTTCGCGCTGCTGATTACGATTATTTGATTTGTGTTTCAGGAGTTGACTGGAAAGATCATTTCATGGTGGTGTATCATCTAGAATCAAGAAAGACCAAAAATGTTTTTGTTTTGAAAGCAAAAATTACGGATAGAGTAAATCCTGCTGTGGATACGGTTTGCGATATATGGAGAACAGCTGAACTTCATGAGCGCGAAGTATTTGATCTGTTCGGAATAAAATTTAATAATCATCCTGACCTCAGAAGATTATTCATGGATGATACATGGGGATTTCCGTTAAGGAAAGATTATGTGGATGATGTAACGATAGTGCAATTGTAG
- a CDS encoding NADH-quinone oxidoreductase subunit D, translated as MNRNENIEELLESKEEDFVVNIGPQHPSTHGVLHLKVKLQGETVKDVVPHLGYIHRSIEKMSEASTYRNFIYLTSRMDYLSAHMNNQACSMAVEKGMALEIPARAKVIRILMSELTRLASHTLWWGALGLDLGATTPFFIGFRDREEIMDIFEETCGARLTMNYMVPGGAMYDLHSNFQKRVHTFLINFKKHLPEYDELLTGNIIFQNRMKGVGKISAEDAISYGCTGPVARGSGVSCDIRKWFPYDGYEGARFDEILETEGDCFARYMVRVREMYESVKIIEQYIDNIPEGDFQAKTKAVLKLPKGEFYSRVETARGELGVYIVSDGSMKPYRIKYRSPNFSNLSALKHMAVGGKIGDLVAIMATLDLVIPDIDR; from the coding sequence ATGAACCGAAACGAAAACATAGAAGAACTTTTAGAATCCAAGGAAGAGGATTTTGTGGTGAACATTGGTCCGCAGCACCCGAGTACGCACGGGGTTTTGCATTTGAAAGTGAAACTGCAGGGCGAAACGGTGAAGGATGTTGTGCCGCACCTCGGATACATTCACCGCTCGATAGAAAAAATGAGCGAGGCGAGCACGTATCGCAATTTTATTTACCTCACGAGCCGGATGGATTATCTCTCAGCGCACATGAATAATCAGGCGTGTTCGATGGCGGTGGAAAAAGGAATGGCGCTTGAAATTCCTGCGCGCGCGAAAGTGATTCGCATTCTGATGTCGGAACTTACGCGCCTTGCTTCGCATACGCTTTGGTGGGGAGCGCTTGGTTTGGATCTGGGCGCAACTACTCCGTTCTTCATCGGCTTCCGCGACCGCGAAGAGATCATGGATATTTTTGAAGAGACCTGCGGTGCACGACTCACAATGAATTATATGGTTCCGGGAGGGGCGATGTATGATCTTCATTCGAACTTTCAGAAACGTGTTCATACTTTTCTTATCAATTTCAAAAAACATTTACCTGAATACGATGAACTGCTTACAGGAAATATAATTTTTCAAAACAGAATGAAAGGAGTTGGAAAAATTTCTGCGGAAGATGCGATTTCGTATGGATGTACCGGCCCTGTTGCGCGCGGATCAGGTGTGAGTTGTGATATTCGCAAATGGTTTCCGTATGATGGATATGAAGGCGCAAGGTTCGATGAGATTTTAGAAACTGAAGGAGATTGTTTTGCCCGTTACATGGTTCGTGTTCGCGAAATGTATGAGTCGGTAAAAATTATTGAGCAGTATATTGATAACATTCCTGAGGGGGATTTTCAGGCGAAGACAAAAGCAGTGCTCAAACTTCCGAAAGGAGAATTTTATTCGCGCGTTGAAACCGCTCGCGGAGAACTGGGAGTTTACATTGTGAGCGATGGAAGCATGAAGCCGTACAGAATAAAATATCGTTCTCCGAACTTTTCAAATCTTTCCGCGCTCAAACACATGGCGGTTGGAGGAAAAATTGGCGATCTGGTGGCAATTATGGCAACTTTGGATTTGGTAATTCCGGATATAGACAGATAA
- a CDS encoding endonuclease domain-containing protein: protein MKRKYKPELKTFARELRKSSTPGEVRLWCELLLGRKMFGYQFLRQMPIEKYVADFACRKLKLVIELDGYSHHDRSDRDNKKDIALNKLGYTVLRFSESQVMKDLHNVYRALEDYIEKFEMKHPPVSQGETSPFKKGGLIPEMAQ, encoded by the coding sequence ATGAAAAGAAAATATAAACCAGAACTAAAAACTTTCGCGAGAGAACTCAGGAAAAGTTCTACGCCTGGTGAAGTTCGTTTATGGTGCGAGTTGCTTCTAGGAAGAAAAATGTTTGGATATCAGTTTCTAAGACAAATGCCCATTGAAAAATATGTTGCCGATTTTGCTTGCAGAAAATTAAAATTGGTTATTGAGTTGGATGGATATTCTCACCACGATAGGAGTGATAGAGATAATAAGAAAGATATCGCATTGAATAAATTGGGGTACACAGTTCTCAGATTTTCGGAATCACAAGTGATGAAAGACTTGCATAATGTTTATAGAGCGCTTGAAGATTATATTGAGAAATTTGAAATGAAACATCCCCCTGTTTCGCAAGGCGAAACTTCCCCCTTCAAAAAAGGGGGACTTATTCCCGAAATGGCACAATGA
- the nuoH gene encoding NADH-quinone oxidoreductase subunit NuoH, producing MKYLYDFTYLTDEIHNWLYAHCSPLMTMLLEFMIVGVCVLSVCVLLAIIFVYMERKVAAFMQIRLGPNRVGPKGILQAVADVLKLLLKEGITPQASDKFLFNLAPFIVMIVAMLVLAPIPFAKGLQMYDINIGVFYISAVSSISVIGILMAGWASNSKYSLLGAMRSGAQIVSYELSAGLSIIVIVALTGSMSMNDIVESQRTGWWIFKGHIPAIIAFVIFIIAGTAELNRAPFDMAEAESELTAGFHTEYTGMRFAMFFMAEYVNMFTVCAIGATLFLGGWMPFHVGHFESFNHIMDFIPPVVWFFGKTFFLIFVIMWFRWTFPRLRIDQLLTLEWKYLMPISLVNMILVALVVIMKWHF from the coding sequence ATGAAATATTTATACGACTTCACATATCTCACAGATGAAATCCATAATTGGCTTTACGCTCATTGTTCTCCGTTAATGACAATGTTGTTGGAGTTTATGATTGTCGGAGTGTGCGTGCTGAGCGTTTGCGTTTTGCTGGCAATCATTTTCGTTTACATGGAAAGAAAAGTTGCTGCGTTCATGCAAATTCGTCTCGGTCCCAATCGTGTTGGACCAAAAGGAATTCTCCAGGCAGTTGCAGATGTTCTGAAACTTTTATTGAAAGAAGGAATCACTCCGCAGGCGTCAGATAAATTTTTATTCAACCTCGCTCCGTTCATTGTGATGATCGTGGCAATGCTCGTGCTCGCTCCAATTCCGTTCGCGAAAGGATTGCAGATGTATGATATTAATATTGGTGTATTTTATATTTCCGCTGTGTCATCTATTTCCGTCATCGGAATTCTCATGGCGGGCTGGGCAAGCAACAGCAAATATTCTTTGCTTGGTGCCATGCGCAGCGGTGCGCAGATCGTGAGTTATGAATTATCCGCAGGACTTTCCATCATTGTGATTGTTGCATTAACAGGAAGCATGAGCATGAATGACATTGTGGAAAGCCAACGCACTGGCTGGTGGATCTTCAAAGGACATATTCCTGCCATCATTGCGTTCGTCATTTTTATCATCGCTGGAACTGCTGAATTAAATCGTGCTCCGTTTGATATGGCAGAAGCAGAATCGGAACTTACTGCAGGATTTCATACGGAATACACCGGAATGCGTTTTGCCATGTTCTTTATGGCAGAGTATGTGAACATGTTTACGGTCTGCGCGATAGGTGCGACATTATTTCTTGGCGGATGGATGCCCTTCCATGTCGGGCATTTTGAAAGTTTCAATCACATCATGGATTTTATTCCTCCGGTAGTTTGGTTCTTCGGAAAGACTTTCTTTTTAATTTTTGTCATTATGTGGTTCCGCTGGACTTTTCCGCGTTTGCGCATTGATCAATTGCTCACGCTTGAATGGAAATATCTGATGCCGATAAGTCTTGTTAATATGATTTTAGTTGCGTTAGTAGTAATAATGAAATGGCATTTTTAA
- a CDS encoding 4Fe-4S binding protein, producing the protein MRYLAMYIGTILRAINSLRKGMKLTGYYFSHHKEIVTQQYPENRKEMFIGDRFRGEVVLTHDENNEHKCTGCSACEIACPNGTIRIISKFEIDPETQKKKKAIDEFVYHLGMCTFCNLCILSCPTDAIVMSKDFEHSTYDRKPLTKILNKPGSKLMKGVE; encoded by the coding sequence ATGAGATATTTAGCGATGTACATAGGAACAATTCTCCGCGCAATCAACTCGCTCCGCAAAGGCATGAAGTTGACGGGATATTATTTTTCTCATCACAAAGAAATTGTAACACAGCAATATCCGGAGAACAGAAAAGAAATGTTCATTGGTGATAGGTTCCGAGGAGAAGTGGTATTGACGCATGATGAAAACAACGAGCACAAATGCACGGGTTGTTCTGCCTGCGAAATTGCTTGTCCGAACGGTACAATCAGAATTATCAGCAAGTTTGAAATTGATCCTGAAACACAAAAAAAGAAAAAGGCAATTGATGAGTTTGTGTATCACCTCGGCATGTGCACATTCTGCAATCTCTGTATTCTTTCTTGTCCGACTGATGCGATTGTGATGTCAAAAGATTTTGAGCACAGCACGTACGACAGAAAACCGCTGACAAAGATTTTAAATAAACCAGGAAGTAAATTAATGAAAGGAGTAGAATAA
- a CDS encoding NADH-quinone oxidoreductase subunit J yields the protein MKAEFFLYLISIMLLVFGALTVTSKKIFRVAIYLLFTLINVAALYFYLQYEFLAAVQIVVYVGGIVVLVIFSLFLTHRVGSDLPAPSYLKMFFTFLAVLFGFGFVYSLLLGHEFTATETIGSSISMRSIGKAMLNYGEGGFVLPFEVVSILLLAALIGSIAIAMKTKPKA from the coding sequence ATGAAAGCTGAATTCTTCCTATACCTGATTTCTATCATGCTCCTTGTCTTTGGTGCTCTTACAGTGACCTCCAAGAAGATTTTCCGTGTAGCAATTTATTTGCTCTTCACACTGATAAATGTTGCTGCATTGTATTTTTATCTTCAGTATGAATTTCTCGCTGCCGTTCAGATCGTTGTTTATGTAGGGGGAATCGTGGTGTTGGTCATATTTTCACTTTTCCTGACTCATCGTGTCGGTTCCGATCTTCCTGCCCCATCTTACCTGAAAATGTTTTTCACTTTTCTTGCAGTATTGTTTGGTTTTGGATTTGTGTATTCGCTTTTACTCGGACATGAATTTACCGCTACAGAAACAATCGGCTCGTCAATAAGCATGCGCTCTATAGGAAAAGCAATGTTGAATTATGGTGAAGGTGGATTCGTTCTTCCATTCGAAGTGGTAAGTATTTTATTATTGGCTGCGTTAATAGGAAGTATTGCAATTGCCATGAAAACAAAACCTAAAGCATGA
- the nuoK gene encoding NADH-quinone oxidoreductase subunit NuoK — MMGEMKFILAISFALFFIGAYGFLTRRNMITMLMAVELMLNAVNINFVVFNKYLFSEKLDGLFFTIFIITIAAAEAAVAIAIIINLYRKFKSIDEDDIDTLKW; from the coding sequence ATGATGGGTGAAATGAAATTCATATTGGCAATCAGCTTCGCGCTCTTTTTCATAGGAGCGTACGGATTTCTCACGCGCAGGAATATGATCACCATGCTCATGGCGGTGGAACTGATGCTGAATGCCGTGAATATCAACTTTGTCGTATTTAACAAATATTTGTTTTCTGAAAAACTAGACGGACTCTTCTTCACCATATTCATCATCACCATTGCTGCTGCTGAAGCCGCTGTGGCAATCGCAATCATTATTAATCTCTACAGAAAATTCAAATCAATTGACGAAGACGATATTGACACGCTGAAATGGTAA
- the nuoL gene encoding NADH-quinone oxidoreductase subunit L codes for MQNYSYISLVLIIPLAVFLVTGLFGKKFQLLSGILGTVGMLAATCLSYFAAYKYFIVGGRADGIYPTIIAFKQTWLHFSPTLSIDFGIMLDPISVMMLVVVTTVSLMVHLYSIGYMHGEERYSTYYSFLSLFSFSMLGLVVSTNIFQMYMFWELVGVSSFLLVGFYFSKPSAVAAAKKAFIVTRFADLGFLAGILILSYYSESLDFQTIIHRMMDYHGAIFLNANAASFMGISALTWALCLIFIGGAGKSAMFPLHIWLPDAMEGPTPVSALIHAATMVVAGVFLVARLFPVYSQIPAALNVVMYVGAFSAFFAAIIACTQTDIKRVLAYSTMSQIGYMMFALGVSGFWGEKGLGFSASMFHLFTHAMFKALLFLGAGAVIHYVHSNEMGDMGGLRKKMPVTNAVFLIACLAISGVPPLSGFFSKEEILTAALHHNKIIYLVGLATACLTAFYMFRLYLSIFWNKEYKSHGHDHPAFADTSAGRHSEAPMTMKLPLLILAIATLIAGFIPFSMYISADGTAFESEFHLIPAMIAVTAGLIGIFTAIILYAKQNDKSEKISMSLGNIYRSAYKKFYVDELYLFLTKKIIFNLISTPAAWIDRNIVDGMMNLIGTVTENFSDGVKSVQSGKISSYVMWFFVGAILLSMLIVYSF; via the coding sequence ATGCAAAATTATTCTTACATATCATTGGTCCTGATAATTCCGCTGGCAGTATTTCTAGTCACAGGATTATTCGGAAAAAAGTTTCAATTGCTATCAGGAATTCTCGGAACAGTAGGAATGCTCGCTGCCACTTGCCTTTCTTATTTCGCTGCGTACAAATATTTCATTGTTGGAGGAAGAGCAGACGGAATTTATCCGACCATCATTGCGTTCAAACAAACCTGGCTGCATTTTTCTCCAACACTCAGCATTGATTTCGGAATCATGCTTGACCCGATTTCGGTGATGATGCTTGTGGTTGTGACAACGGTTTCGCTGATGGTTCATCTTTACAGTATCGGCTACATGCACGGGGAAGAAAGATATTCCACTTACTATTCTTTTCTTTCTCTCTTTAGTTTTTCCATGCTCGGATTAGTTGTCTCCACAAACATTTTCCAGATGTATATGTTCTGGGAGCTTGTTGGCGTTTCTTCTTTTCTTCTCGTAGGATTTTATTTTTCAAAACCATCCGCAGTGGCAGCTGCGAAAAAAGCATTCATCGTCACTCGCTTTGCCGATTTGGGATTCCTTGCCGGAATTTTAATTCTTTCTTATTACAGCGAGTCGCTGGATTTTCAAACCATCATTCACCGCATGATGGATTACCACGGAGCAATTTTTCTGAATGCGAACGCTGCTTCCTTCATGGGAATTTCTGCTCTCACCTGGGCGTTATGTTTAATATTCATCGGAGGCGCAGGAAAATCTGCTATGTTCCCGTTGCATATCTGGCTTCCCGATGCGATGGAAGGACCAACTCCCGTTTCTGCTCTCATCCACGCAGCAACGATGGTGGTTGCCGGAGTTTTTTTGGTGGCGAGATTATTTCCGGTGTACTCACAAATTCCCGCAGCGCTGAATGTGGTGATGTATGTTGGTGCGTTCTCAGCGTTCTTCGCGGCTATCATCGCCTGCACGCAAACAGATATTAAACGCGTTCTGGCGTATTCCACTATGTCGCAAATCGGTTACATGATGTTCGCGCTGGGCGTTTCAGGATTTTGGGGAGAAAAAGGACTTGGATTCTCTGCTTCAATGTTTCATCTCTTCACGCACGCGATGTTCAAAGCGTTATTGTTTCTCGGAGCAGGTGCAGTCATTCATTATGTTCATTCCAACGAAATGGGCGATATGGGCGGACTTAGAAAAAAAATGCCTGTGACAAATGCAGTATTTCTCATAGCATGTTTAGCGATTTCAGGAGTTCCACCCTTATCAGGATTTTTTTCCAAGGAGGAAATTCTAACAGCCGCACTTCATCACAATAAAATAATTTATCTGGTCGGATTGGCTACAGCTTGCCTTACCGCATTTTATATGTTCCGTTTGTACTTGAGTATTTTCTGGAACAAGGAATATAAATCGCACGGACATGATCATCCTGCCTTCGCAGATACTTCGGCAGGCAGGCATTCGGAAGCACCGATGACCATGAAACTTCCTTTGCTTATTCTCGCTATCGCAACTCTCATAGCTGGATTCATTCCTTTCAGCATGTATATCTCTGCAGATGGAACCGCCTTCGAATCCGAATTTCATTTAATTCCTGCAATGATTGCTGTTACAGCCGGACTGATTGGAATTTTTACTGCAATAATTCTTTACGCAAAACAAAATGACAAGTCAGAAAAAATTTCTATGTCTCTTGGAAATATTTACCGCTCTGCTTATAAAAAATTCTATGTAGACGAATTGTATCTGTTCCTTACGAAGAAAATAATTTTCAATTTGATTTCCACTCCCGCTGCGTGGATAGATAGAAATATTGTTGACGGAATGATGAATCTAATTGGAACGGTGACGGAAAATTTCTCAGACGGAGTTAAGTCTGTTCAGTCAGGAAAAATTTCAAGTTATGTGATGTGGTTTTTTGTCGGAGCAATTTTATTATCAATGCTGATTGTTTACTCGTTTTAG
- a CDS encoding NADH-quinone oxidoreductase subunit M: MNLNLLISIPTLTLLGILLANRKMARVVALVGSFAQLGAALFMLFSYMKSNDASHLAFEESHVWFAQWNINYHIGVDAISIAMVLLTSVVLVAGILVSWNIEDKPKEFFFLLVMLATGAFGFFISVDLFAQFFFFELAVIPKYLLIAIWGSGRKEYSAMKLVLMLMGGSSLVLIGILGFYFYSSQGGAPSFDLQTLSHLSLTHDQQMFLFPMLFAGFAVLSAMFPFHTWAPDGHSSAPTAASMFLAGISMKLGGYGCLRVATYLLPDAAREYSPYVIILACIGILYGAFVTLKQKDIKLMNAYSSVSHCGFVVLGIAMLTRTAMTGAVLQMISHGVMTALFFAVIGMIYERSHTRIGSEMGGLMKVMPFLGTVFIIAGLTSLGLPGFSGFVAEMTVFVGSFQNADLFHRVATIIATASIVVTAVYILRAVGVALWGPITKKEFEKLSDATWNEKLAGGILVMSIVIIGTMPWWLSDMISKSTEVLFTSVK; this comes from the coding sequence ATGAATTTGAATCTCCTTATATCGATTCCAACGTTAACGCTTCTCGGCATTTTGTTGGCGAATAGAAAAATGGCGCGAGTGGTTGCATTAGTGGGTTCTTTTGCTCAGTTGGGTGCTGCACTGTTTATGCTTTTCTCCTATATGAAATCCAATGACGCCTCTCATCTTGCTTTTGAAGAAAGCCATGTCTGGTTTGCGCAATGGAATATTAATTATCATATTGGAGTAGATGCAATTTCCATTGCTATGGTATTGCTTACTTCTGTTGTTCTGGTTGCAGGAATTCTTGTTTCCTGGAACATCGAAGATAAGCCAAAAGAATTTTTCTTCTTACTTGTTATGCTTGCAACAGGCGCATTCGGATTTTTTATTTCGGTGGATTTGTTCGCGCAGTTTTTCTTTTTTGAACTCGCTGTCATTCCGAAATATCTTCTAATCGCCATCTGGGGAAGCGGACGAAAAGAATATTCCGCTATGAAACTGGTGCTGATGCTGATGGGCGGTTCTTCGCTCGTTCTGATCGGTATTCTCGGATTTTATTTTTATTCATCGCAAGGAGGAGCTCCTTCGTTTGATTTACAAACGCTTTCTCATTTGAGTTTGACTCATGATCAGCAGATGTTCTTGTTCCCGATGCTGTTTGCAGGATTTGCTGTTCTCAGTGCGATGTTCCCATTTCATACATGGGCGCCTGACGGACATTCCTCTGCGCCAACTGCTGCTTCTATGTTCCTCGCGGGAATTTCCATGAAACTTGGTGGATACGGATGCCTGCGTGTTGCAACTTATCTTTTGCCTGATGCTGCGCGCGAATATTCTCCTTACGTAATTATTCTTGCTTGTATTGGAATTTTATACGGAGCATTCGTCACGCTGAAACAAAAAGACATCAAACTGATGAACGCGTATTCATCTGTTAGTCATTGCGGATTTGTTGTTCTCGGAATTGCGATGCTCACGCGAACTGCGATGACAGGCGCAGTTCTTCAAATGATCTCTCACGGAGTGATGACGGCTCTTTTCTTCGCTGTAATTGGAATGATCTACGAGCGTTCGCACACGCGCATTGGAAGTGAAATGGGTGGACTGATGAAAGTGATGCCGTTCCTTGGCACAGTGTTTATTATAGCGGGATTAACTTCGCTCGGACTTCCGGGCTTCAGCGGATTTGTGGCGGAGATGACCGTGTTTGTCGGTTCATTTCAAAATGCAGATTTATTCCATCGTGTTGCAACCATCATTGCAACTGCTTCAATAGTTGTAACTGCAGTTTATATTTTACGAGCAGTGGGTGTTGCTCTATGGGGGCCGATAACGAAAAAAGAATTTGAAAAACTTTCTGACGCCACATGGAATGAAAAATTGGCCGGAGGAATTTTAGTTATGTCAATTGTGATTATTGGAACAATGCCATGGTGGCTTTCAGATATGATTTCAAAATCAACAGAAGTATTATTTACGAGCGTGAAATGA